In Natronomonas halophila, one DNA window encodes the following:
- a CDS encoding ABC transporter ATP-binding protein, which translates to MTELLSCNGLVKQFGGLTAVDDVDISLESGLIYSLIGPNGAGKTTTFNMIAGRLQPTEGSISFNGQDITDKTQHEICQLGIARTFQKPRPFTSQSVLENVTFAQQAGGDGIDREVAYELLDFVGLSGKAELKAGELTVVEQKRLDLARALATDPELLLLDEIMAGLNPSEMDDFLDLIREINKERTVFVIEHIMDAIMSISDRIIVLQNGRRIAEGTPDQVSSNDDVIKAYLGEEFLEHA; encoded by the coding sequence ATGACTGAACTCCTCAGCTGTAACGGCCTCGTCAAGCAGTTCGGGGGCCTGACCGCGGTCGACGACGTCGATATCTCGCTCGAATCGGGGCTGATTTACAGCCTCATCGGCCCAAACGGCGCCGGCAAGACGACCACGTTCAACATGATCGCCGGTCGACTCCAGCCGACCGAGGGGTCGATCTCGTTCAACGGGCAAGATATCACCGACAAAACTCAACACGAGATCTGCCAGTTGGGCATCGCACGCACGTTCCAGAAGCCCCGCCCGTTCACGAGCCAGTCGGTGCTCGAGAACGTCACGTTCGCACAGCAAGCCGGCGGCGACGGAATCGACCGCGAAGTGGCCTACGAACTACTCGATTTCGTTGGGCTGTCCGGCAAAGCCGAACTGAAAGCCGGCGAGTTGACCGTCGTCGAGCAGAAACGGCTCGATCTGGCCCGGGCGTTGGCCACCGACCCGGAACTGCTCCTCCTCGACGAAATCATGGCCGGGCTGAACCCATCGGAGATGGACGACTTCCTCGACCTGATCCGAGAGATAAACAAGGAGCGGACCGTCTTCGTCATCGAGCACATCATGGATGCAATCATGAGTATATCCGACCGAATCATCGTTCTCCAGAACGGCCGGCGCATCGCCGAGGGGACCCCGGACCAGGTCTCCTCCAACGACGACGTCATCAAGGCGTACCTCGGGGAGGAGTTCCTCGAACATGCTTGA
- a CDS encoding ABC transporter ATP-binding protein: protein MLEVESISSSYDDVQVLWDISLTVNEGELVTLIGNNGAGKTTTLRNIMGWLTPTSGDIRFQGESIVDTPVDERAELGLTIAPEDEGVYPDMTVLDNLLLGAYGVDDATKQERLDRTFDLFPRLEDRQGQYASTLSGGEQQMLNISIALMQDPDLILIDEPSIGLAPMLATELLEEIESINEQGTTVLLVEQNVNKALNIADRAYVIENGRISDEGDADTIMESDEIMKAYMGQ, encoded by the coding sequence ATGCTTGAGGTCGAGTCGATTTCCTCGAGTTACGACGACGTACAGGTACTCTGGGATATCTCCCTGACCGTCAACGAGGGGGAACTGGTCACCCTCATCGGGAACAACGGCGCGGGCAAGACGACGACCCTGCGGAACATCATGGGTTGGCTCACGCCGACCAGCGGCGACATCCGGTTTCAGGGCGAGTCGATAGTCGACACGCCGGTCGACGAACGCGCCGAACTGGGGTTGACCATCGCGCCCGAAGACGAGGGCGTCTACCCCGATATGACCGTCCTCGATAACCTCCTGCTCGGTGCCTACGGGGTCGACGACGCGACGAAACAGGAGCGTCTGGACCGGACCTTCGACCTGTTCCCCCGGTTGGAGGACCGTCAGGGTCAGTACGCGAGCACGCTCAGCGGGGGCGAACAGCAGATGCTCAACATCTCGATTGCGTTGATGCAGGACCCCGACCTCATCCTCATCGACGAACCGTCCATCGGGTTGGCGCCGATGCTGGCGACGGAACTGCTCGAAGAAATCGAATCCATCAACGAGCAGGGGACGACGGTCCTGCTCGTCGAGCAGAACGTCAACAAGGCGCTCAACATCGCCGACCGCGCCTACGTCATCGAGAACGGCCGAATCTCCGACGAGGGCGACGCCGACACCATCATGGAAAGCGACGAAATCATGAAAGCCTACATGGGACAGTAA